The proteins below come from a single Erysipelothrix piscisicarius genomic window:
- a CDS encoding Na/Pi cotransporter family protein: MQLLAAQSQSIMDLGIHVILGGFGLFMLGINSLGDGFKKVAGNRMRDYIDKYTSNLFSAILVGALITGIMQSSSAATVISISLVRAGLMRLDQAIGISLGANIGTTVTAIIVGLNIDEMGYFFLFIGAMMVLFASRRDIKNYGQVVLAFGLTFVGLQIMSEKLMLIQQMPFFEALMVQLSDHPWFAMLGGTVLTGIINSSSATIAVVQKIYGNGGMSMVAATAFVFGSNIGTTVTALFASMGGSIATRRAGLFHTMFNVIGAVLMMLFVTPYSQFILKINALMGGTDAMAVGIAHFVFNLFFAILVIPFVPAFIRLLKILIPGEDKIRSREKLKPLDRDIIHTYPEGALQLAKARTTKMGDLVLEAVDASHGYLHSKDDEDYEIVMQLEGMVNQLDTELTEYLLEIMKHSNSDSHIADTYTKYLEVIKNYERMSDLSTNLVEFYRMVFENRENFSEDALHDLDTMYKLLMDMMRRSLKIFDTEDLTRFDALIRDEEYLDLIEDKYREKHFQRMAEGICDEKVASSIFIDVLGILERIGDHGVNVSGYVHSAVGVHANREDVILKSNN; this comes from the coding sequence ATGCAATTATTGGCTGCACAATCACAGTCTATTATGGATTTGGGAATTCACGTAATTTTAGGTGGGTTCGGTTTATTCATGTTGGGAATTAATTCATTGGGAGATGGTTTTAAAAAAGTAGCGGGAAACCGCATGCGGGATTATATTGATAAATATACGAGCAATCTTTTTTCTGCAATTTTAGTGGGGGCTTTGATTACAGGAATTATGCAATCGAGTTCTGCGGCTACGGTTATTTCCATTTCGCTTGTTCGCGCGGGCTTAATGCGCTTAGATCAAGCAATCGGAATTTCTTTAGGCGCAAATATTGGTACGACTGTAACGGCGATTATCGTTGGATTAAATATTGATGAAATGGGTTATTTCTTCTTATTTATTGGGGCAATGATGGTGCTCTTTGCGTCACGTCGTGATATTAAAAACTATGGACAAGTTGTTCTTGCATTTGGTTTAACATTCGTTGGGTTACAAATTATGAGTGAAAAGCTCATGCTTATACAACAAATGCCATTTTTTGAAGCGTTAATGGTGCAACTCTCTGATCATCCTTGGTTTGCGATGTTAGGTGGTACGGTGTTAACTGGAATTATTAATTCATCTTCCGCAACAATTGCGGTTGTTCAAAAGATTTATGGTAACGGTGGTATGTCCATGGTTGCTGCGACGGCGTTTGTATTTGGTTCAAATATTGGTACGACGGTGACAGCATTGTTTGCGTCAATGGGTGGTTCCATTGCAACACGTCGTGCTGGTTTGTTCCATACAATGTTTAACGTTATTGGGGCAGTCTTGATGATGTTATTTGTAACACCTTATTCACAATTTATTTTAAAAATTAATGCCTTAATGGGTGGTACGGATGCTATGGCCGTGGGAATTGCGCATTTTGTATTTAACCTGTTCTTTGCAATTCTGGTAATTCCGTTTGTTCCAGCCTTTATACGTCTTCTTAAGATTTTAATTCCTGGTGAAGATAAAATTAGAAGTCGTGAAAAACTGAAACCTCTTGATCGTGATATTATTCATACTTATCCAGAAGGCGCGCTTCAACTGGCAAAAGCACGCACCACCAAAATGGGTGACTTGGTTCTGGAAGCCGTGGATGCATCCCATGGTTACTTACATTCTAAGGATGACGAGGATTATGAGATTGTCATGCAACTTGAAGGTATGGTGAACCAGTTGGATACGGAATTGACGGAGTACCTCCTTGAAATTATGAAACATAGTAATTCTGATTCACATATCGCGGATACGTATACAAAGTATTTAGAAGTTATTAAAAATTATGAACGTATGAGTGATTTATCAACCAATCTCGTTGAGTTTTATCGTATGGTTTTTGAAAATCGTGAGAATTTCTCTGAAGATGCTTTGCATGATTTAGATACAATGTATAAACTTCTTATGGATATGATGCGTCGTTCACTCAAAATCTTTGATACTGAGGATTTAACGCGTTTTGATGCTTTAATCCGCGATGAGGAGTATCTAGACTTGATTGAAGATAAATATCGTGAGAAACATTTCCAACGCATGGCGGAAGGGATTTGTGATGAAAAGGTTGCAAGTTCTATCTTCATTGACGTTCTCGGTATTTTAGAACGTATTGGCGATCATGGCGTTAATGTTTCAGGTTATGTGCATTCCGCAGTTGGTGTGCATGCGAATCGTGAAGATGTTATTTTAAAATCAAATAATTAA
- a CDS encoding nucleoside 2-deoxyribosyltransferase codes for MKKIYFASPLFTHMEFRYNAEVVAQIRSVYPNVEVYLPQEQMEINDKNSYANSMMIAQADTDALLKSDLIVAVLDGQTIDAGVASEVGVAYQANIPMIGLYTDSRQQGADNAEKINALREVAESQFSYVNLYTVGLIKLKGTVVTDEQTLIELIGEILGQ; via the coding sequence ATGAAGAAAATTTATTTTGCAAGTCCATTGTTTACGCATATGGAGTTTCGTTATAATGCGGAAGTTGTTGCACAAATTCGATCGGTTTACCCAAATGTGGAGGTCTATCTTCCTCAGGAACAGATGGAAATTAACGATAAGAATAGTTATGCGAATTCCATGATGATTGCACAGGCAGACACGGATGCGCTTTTGAAATCAGATCTTATTGTTGCGGTATTGGATGGGCAAACCATTGATGCCGGTGTCGCATCAGAGGTGGGTGTTGCCTATCAAGCAAATATTCCGATGATCGGACTCTATACGGATAGTCGTCAACAAGGGGCTGACAACGCAGAAAAAATCAATGCTTTGCGTGAAGTTGCGGAATCACAATTTTCTTATGTGAATTTGTACACTGTGGGTCTTATCAAACTTAAGGGAACAGTCGTAACGGATGAACAAACACTTATTGAACTTATTGGTGAAATATTAGGTCAATAA
- a CDS encoding ATP-binding cassette domain-containing protein → MFNFSLNIKTEAGRELIAPFSMSLNQNDRVALIGEEGNGKSLTLKALVQDNSLDELHVSRTLNSRHVVFGYLSQEMPRTLLEQDALSYIIKEQWNRYGDVSRKMKEVLPHFEMEDLNRPMHSYSGGERVRLQLLQLMVHPCDCYLLDEPSNDLDLETLMWLEGWMLAQTKPIIFVSHEVMFLQTCANRIVHLEQTHRKTRSHVTVYEGDYQGYCDAFLSQIQKHNHDVKLRQKEKQKQEARWHQLYQKVEHRQRTQTRQDPAKGRLLKKKMHTIKSMERRFEREVVPEKRDFEGAIKLSFEEQARIHQKKILDFHLDELVREGRILACDLDIVVYSRDRIAIVGSNGVGKTTFLHEIIKEIDAEDVGVMHQSYDLNLDYDLSPIENCVLEGSRDERGLITNHLGSLKFTEDEMNTPMERLSGGQKAKVSLLKLVLKNPKIIILDEPTRNLSPLSVGVIYHLLNNYQGGIISVTHDRALIQEVMDDVYSFDASGLKKIS, encoded by the coding sequence ATGTTTAATTTTAGTCTTAATATTAAGACGGAAGCAGGGCGCGAGCTTATCGCGCCTTTTTCTATGTCTTTAAATCAAAATGATCGCGTCGCATTAATTGGTGAGGAAGGGAATGGAAAAAGTCTAACCCTTAAGGCACTCGTCCAAGATAATTCTTTAGATGAGCTTCATGTTTCAAGGACGCTAAACAGTCGTCATGTGGTATTTGGCTATCTGAGTCAAGAAATGCCTCGAACGTTGCTTGAACAAGATGCGCTTTCGTATATCATTAAAGAACAATGGAATCGATATGGTGATGTGTCTCGGAAAATGAAGGAAGTCTTACCTCATTTTGAAATGGAGGATTTAAATCGTCCCATGCACTCATATAGTGGTGGGGAGCGCGTGCGCTTGCAGTTATTACAGTTGATGGTGCATCCATGTGACTGTTATCTTCTGGATGAGCCCAGCAATGACTTAGATTTAGAAACGTTAATGTGGCTCGAAGGGTGGATGCTTGCGCAAACCAAACCCATTATCTTTGTATCGCATGAAGTCATGTTCTTGCAAACGTGTGCGAATCGTATTGTTCATCTTGAACAAACACATCGTAAAACACGCTCACATGTTACAGTCTATGAAGGTGATTATCAAGGATATTGTGATGCCTTTCTCAGTCAGATTCAAAAACATAATCATGATGTTAAGTTGCGTCAAAAAGAAAAACAAAAACAAGAAGCGCGATGGCATCAGTTATACCAAAAAGTAGAGCATCGTCAACGGACACAAACCCGTCAAGATCCAGCAAAAGGACGTCTTTTGAAGAAAAAAATGCATACGATAAAATCGATGGAGCGACGTTTTGAGCGGGAAGTCGTGCCGGAAAAACGCGATTTTGAAGGTGCGATCAAGCTATCGTTTGAGGAACAAGCGAGAATCCATCAAAAAAAGATCTTAGATTTTCATCTTGATGAATTGGTGCGAGAAGGACGTATTCTGGCTTGTGATCTCGATATTGTGGTGTATAGCCGTGATCGCATTGCCATTGTTGGGTCCAATGGTGTAGGGAAGACAACGTTTCTGCATGAAATAATAAAAGAAATTGATGCTGAAGATGTCGGTGTGATGCATCAGTCCTACGATCTTAACTTGGATTATGATTTGTCACCGATTGAAAACTGTGTTCTTGAAGGGTCCCGCGATGAACGTGGTCTGATCACAAATCATCTAGGGAGTTTGAAATTTACAGAGGATGAGATGAACACGCCGATGGAACGGCTATCGGGTGGTCAAAAAGCTAAGGTATCACTGCTGAAATTAGTTCTTAAGAATCCGAAAATAATCATTCTCGATGAGCCAACACGAAACTTGAGTCCACTCAGTGTTGGTGTGATCTATCACTTACTTAATAACTATCAAGGGGGGATTATTTCTGTAACGCATGATCGTGCACTGATTCAAGAAGTGATGGATGATGTTTATTCATTTGATGCATCTGGACTTAAGAAAATATCTTAA
- a CDS encoding PPC domain-containing DNA-binding protein yields MKEHVIRLMPGDDLLQGIDAYCKKFQITSGYIGTCVGSLSSVVFRKGHNKKEIQLKGPYEIVSCVGTVSQGGHHIHASISDLEFKVMGGHVALGCTVKSTAEIVIIELEHHQLTRTKGELSGFKELEIEVTGSVCKER; encoded by the coding sequence ATGAAAGAACACGTAATTCGTTTAATGCCGGGTGATGATTTATTGCAAGGAATTGATGCTTACTGTAAGAAATTTCAAATTACATCAGGCTATATTGGAACCTGTGTTGGCAGTTTATCCAGTGTAGTGTTTCGAAAAGGACATAATAAAAAAGAGATACAACTCAAAGGGCCATATGAAATTGTTTCGTGTGTGGGAACCGTTTCTCAAGGAGGACACCATATTCACGCTTCCATCAGTGATTTGGAATTTAAAGTAATGGGTGGTCACGTAGCGCTGGGATGTACGGTAAAGTCAACGGCAGAGATTGTTATTATTGAGCTGGAACATCATCAATTAACACGAACTAAAGGTGAATTATCTGGATTTAAGGAGCTTGAAATCGAAGTTACCGGTAGTGTATGTAAAGAGCGTTAA
- a CDS encoding PTS lactose/cellobiose transporter subunit IIA, producing MEGLELLSFQMISFNGSARSCFVEAIQAAKEGDFERAEQLMAEGEEQFVEGHRVHAQLIQQEAQNGATQVNLLLIHAEDQMMSAEVLKIMATELIDIHKKIQ from the coding sequence ATGGAAGGTTTAGAATTACTTAGTTTTCAAATGATTTCATTTAACGGGTCGGCTCGTTCATGTTTTGTGGAAGCAATTCAGGCAGCGAAAGAGGGCGACTTCGAACGTGCAGAACAGCTTATGGCTGAAGGTGAAGAACAATTTGTTGAGGGACATCGTGTTCATGCACAATTAATTCAACAAGAAGCTCAAAATGGTGCTACTCAAGTCAATTTATTGTTGATTCACGCAGAAGACCAAATGATGAGCGCAGAAGTATTAAAAATTATGGCTACAGAGCTTATTGACATTCACAAGAAAATTCAATAA